One genomic segment of Nothobranchius furzeri strain GRZ-AD chromosome 10, NfurGRZ-RIMD1, whole genome shotgun sequence includes these proteins:
- the LOC107387071 gene encoding von Willebrand factor A domain-containing protein 7 encodes MSGLTALALLLLQCGALGFRILSGDSITHEDITEKAILNVTAQVCCSLALTEGKTFTFPSRLTAEAVAAACEALRSSKSFLWSIRKIKMANWLVDLHKVFKAPFHFDDETFKEGRKLILEGLSTVKAANRKHNYLSAVLKLGEILHTLQDFYSHSNWVEMGNKLPNFNLTRANTRIGNIAAKSRATCRDCNGQDCSNNLLDDILHEKILTSGYFSILSSNKPKGKCSHGDSLDKTRRTEPKGGINKDSSASSHGHLHSQAADLAIAATSDLLEEIRGAAGDKEFLQMMGISRGSSKALCFVIDTTESMSEEMAAVKTLICSIIDSKVGTQDEPSLYVLVPFNDPDFGPLIRTTDPREFKTSINSLSAAGGGDFPEMSLSALQLALSGSPPNSEIFVFTDASVKDASLKSKVVALIEKTKSVVNFMITSTPEFRRQIQAGSIKQQHRQMVSSDTRLFRDLAQDSGGQVIEVTKDQLPEVMSIIRESSRSSLVVLLQTSRSPGKAENLTFSVDESLKNVKVYITGTRVNFTLIDPSGGVQNSETPSSVISSQPVGNFQTVLLQMKVGVWEIRMMPTDSYSLKVVGESSVDFFFDFVEELHGASGGFDLIDNRPTVGGNATLMVTLIGSDSVTVTEVALVESMGSGQVHSSVENQGGGHFIARFDELPLFEFLVLVKGQNINSTSRRTSENFQRQSTTSLRASALTVIAGNSDLVLEPGRPELVPFSVMTFGKGGNFSIQATNDQGFKISFPSSLFLDAGGGANGTVNITAPPDTPSGTSVTLTIEVVAPGGADTNYKVLHFIVLQLVTDFTRPVCQLLSLQSTCLDDCSQSTWEISVLVSAVANGTSVDHVRIRQGGGTLSISSENVSLVSYVASCCSPDVQLVVVDQVGNVEICSYSVKKTGSPGLFSTRTAQRLLLCVCMPFLVMSLTSESLHYKILYLLEVCWRTFQRFTQRYR; translated from the exons ATGTCTGGGCTGACAGCTCTGGCTCTCCTGCTCCTACAATGTGGCGCTCTAGGATTTCGTATTTTATCTGGTGACTCTATAACTCACGAAGACATAACGGAGAAGGCGATCCTAAACGTCACGGCACAAGTGTGCTGCTCTCTGGCTCTCACTGAGGGAAAGACCTTCACTTTTCCT TCACGTTTAACAGCGGAGGCAGTTGCTGCTGCATGTGAAGCGCTACGATCCTCCAAAAGTTTCCTCTGGTCAATCCGGAAGATAAAAATGGCCAACTGGTTGGTAGACCTTCACAAAGTCTTCAAGGCACCTTTTCACTTTGATGATGAGACATTTAAAGAAGGGAGGAAGCTCATCCTGGAGGGATTATCCACCGTGAAGGCTGCTAACAGGAAACACAACTATTTATCAGCTGTATTAAAGCTGGGGGAAATATTGCACACCTTACAG GATTTCTACAGTCACAGTAACTGGGTGGAAATGGGCAATAAACTTCCTAACTTTAATCTAACCAGGGCAAACACTCGCATTGGAAATATTGCAG cTAAAAGCAGAGCAACGTGCCGAGACTGCAATGGACAAGATTGCAGCAACAATCTTTTGGATGACATCCTGCATGAAAAGATACTCACATCAGGATATTTTAGCATTTTGTCCTCAAACAAACCCAAAG gaaaatgcagCCATGGAGACTCCCTTGATAAAACCCGTAGGACTGAACCTAAAGGTGGGATCAACAAAGACTCATCCGCCTCCAGCCATGGACATCTCCACAGCCAAGCAGCAGATCTGGCCATCGCTGCAACCAGTGACCTGCTGGAGGAGATTCGAGGAGCTGCTGGAGACAAAGAATTCCTTCA GATGATGGGAATCTCCAGAGGTTCCAGTAAAGCTCTTTGCTTTGTGATCGACACGACAGAAAGCATGAGTGAAGAAATGGCAGCGGTAAAGACTCTAATATGTTCTATAATCGACAGTAAAGTTGGAACACAAGATGAGCCCTCGTTATATGTTCTAGTACCCTTTAACGATCCAG ATTTTGGACCTCTAATAAGAACAACCGACCCAAGGGAGTTCAAAACTTCCATCAACTCACTCtcagctgctggtggtggagattTTCCAGAAATGAGTCTTTCAGCATTGCAG CTGGCTTTAAGTGGGTCTCCTCCTAATTCGGAGATCTTCGTCTTCACGGATGCAAGCGTGAAAGACGCATCCCTGAAAAGCAAAGTGGTTGCACTCATAGAGAAGACAAAGTCAGTG gtTAACTTCATGATAACCAGCACGCCCGAGTTTCGTCGTCAAATACAAGCCGGCAGCATCAAACAGCAGCACCGTCAGATGGTGAGTTCGGATACTCGGCTGTTCAGAGACCTGGCTCAGGATTCAGGAGGTCAGGTTATCGAAGTCACCAAAGACCAGCTGCCAGAGGTGATGAGCATCATAAGAGAATCCTCCAGATCCTCTCTG GTCGTCCTTCTCCAAACATCCAGGAGTCCTGGAAAGGCAGAAAATTTGACTTTTTCAGTGGATGAATCATTAAAAAACGTGAAGGTTTACATCACCGGGACACGTGTTAATTTTACACTCATAGACCCCTCAG GTGGTGTTCAAAATTCTGAGACACCATCATCAGTCATTTCATCCCAGCCTGTTGGAAACTTTCAGACTGTGTTGCTTCAAATGAAAGTGGGAGTGTGGGAGATAAGAATGATGCCAACGGACTCCTACAGCCTGAAAGTTGTTG GTGAAAGTTCAGTTGACTTCTTTTTTGACTTTGTGGAGGAGTTGCACGGCGCCTCTGGAGGGTTTGACCTAATAGACAATCGTCCCACAGTTG GTGGAAATGCTACTCTAATGGTCACACTAATCGGGAGTGACTCTGTCACAGTAACGGAGGTTGCCCTGGTTGAATCCATGGGTTCAGGTCAGGTACACAGCAGTGTGGAGAATCAGGGTGGAGGACATTTTATTGCTCGTTTTGATGAGCTACCTTTGTTTGAGTTTTTGGTTCTCGTGAAGGGGCAGAACATCAACAGCACCTCCAGAAGAACCTCAGAGAACTTTCAAAGACAATCCACCACCAGCCTGAGAGCTTCTGCTCTCACTGTTATCGCT GGGAACTCGGATTTGGTCTTAGAGCCTGGAAGGCCTGAATTAGTTCCCTTCTCTGTGATGACTTTTGGAAAAGGTGGAAACTTCTCCATCCAAGCTACCAATGATCAAGGTTTTAAAATAAGTTTCCCATCCAGTTTGTTCCTGGATGCTGGAGGTGGTGCTAACGGTACAGTAAACATCACAGCACCTCCTGACACCCCGTCTGGCACCAGTGTCACTCTGACCATTGAAGTTGTAGCTCCAGGAGGTGCAGACACCAACTATAAGGTGCTCCATTTCATCGTCCTTCAACTG GTGACTGATTTCACCCGGCCAGTGTGTCAGCTGCTCAGTCTTCAGTCCACCTGCTTGGATGACTGCAGCCAGTCGACGTGGGAGATCTCTGTCCTCGTCAGTGCTGTAGCTAATGGTACGAGTGTGGATCACGTCAGAATCAGACAAGGTGGCGGCACCTTGAGCATCAGCTCTGAGAATGTGAGTCTGGTGTCGTACGTGGCTTCCTGCTGCTCACCTGATGTGCAGCTGGTGGTTGTGGATCAGGTGGGAAATGTGGAAATCTGTAGCTACTCTGTTAAAAAGACTGGATCTCCTGGATTATTTTCCACCAGAACTGCTCAGAGGTTGCTGCTCTGTGTTTGCATGCCTTTCCTGGTGATGAGTTTAACATCTGAATCTTTACATTATAAAATATTATATTTACTAGAAGTCTGTTGGCGCACTTTTCAGCGTTTCACTCAGAGGTATCGTTAA
- the LOC107387070 gene encoding von Willebrand factor A domain-containing protein 7 translates to MSGLALLSFLLLQTGVSSFGTYPSFINNLIFDGSLNHQEITEKAILNVTVQVCRALALTEGKDFTFPSQPLTAESVVAACEAPKSSKTFVETISQIRQMNYVTDLRYPFDPHYHCDEEKLREGQKLITDGLAAVKAANDQQNYVSAASILGRALHTLQDFYSHSNWVELRNTSPNSNLIRANADIGTIANESRKTCHSCNGDDCSNNILEDILKENILTSGYFSLLPSKPSGKCSHGNLPDATSFREPKGGINKDKFSSSHGDLHEKAANLAIAATSELLEDVRGAAGDKKFLEMMGISRGSSKALCFVVDTTGSMSNDIDAVKNVTSSIIDSKVGTEDEPSSYVLVPFNDPDFGPLMRTTDPKEFKTYINSLSAEGGGDFPEMSLSGLQLALTGTPPNSEIFLFTDATAKDEYLKNTVTALIEKTKTTVNFMITNVLGFRRRRQVSNNQQQSRQMVRSDTQLYRDLAQASGGQAIQVTKYQLLEATSIIRESTLSSLVILLQASRNPGKVENFTFSVDKSITNLTIYITGTSVDFTLINPSGVIQNVFNTTGSSVISSQSVGNFQTLRLKTEMGVWKIGMMTTNPYNLKVVGGSPVNFLFNFVKESSGPVEGFDPIDNRPTAGGNASLIVTLIGSDIATATEVTLVESSGSGQVKSTMAAQGGGQFLFRFDKIPSFEFVVLLKGQSINSNSRAASEIFQRQSSTSLRASDLTVIAGKSDTFLKPGTPQSVPFSVTTSGVGGSFTIQATNDQGFDISFPPSLSLDAGGSANGTVNITAPPDTPSGTSVTLTIEATAPGGADTNYAVLRFIFLQPVTDFTQPSCQLLSLQANCSDNCRLSVWELSVQVSDGVNGTGVASVNVRQGNGTFNSSSVIGSENKTVVSYVASCCSPDVQLVAVDQVGNVEVCSYSVRKIITPTVAQAVTEASSTVTTPTVSSSTRSVQSVLFCLGFSFFVFIC, encoded by the exons ATGTCTGGGCTGGCTTTGCTGTCTTTCTTGCTCCTGCAGACTGGAGTTTCTAGTTTTGGAACATATCCCAGTTTTATAAATAATTTAATTTTTGACGGATCCCTCAACCACCAAGAGATTACTGAGAAGGCAATCCTAAATGTCACAGTACAGGTGTGTCGAGCTCTGGCTCTGACCGAAGGCAAGGACTTCACTTTTCCA TCACAGCCCTTAACAGCTGAATCCGTCGTTGCTGCTTGTGAAGCACCAAAATCCTCCAAAACCTTTGTTGAAACCATCAGCCAGATTCGGCAGATGAACTATGTCACAGACCTTAGGTATCCATTCGACCCGCACTATCACTGTGATGAAGAGAAATTAAGAGAAGGACAGAAGCTAATAACTGATGGCTTAGCTGCTGTAAAAGCTGCCAATGACCAACAGAACTATGTTTCAGCAGCATCCATCCTGGGCAGAGCGCTCCACACCTTACAG GATTTCTACAGTCACAGTAACTGGGTGGAATTGAGGAACACATCCCCAAACTCCAATTTGATCCGTGCAAATGCCGACATCGGAACCATCGCGA ATGAAAGCAGAAAAACCTGTCACAGCTGCAATGGAGACGACTGCAGCAACAACATTTTGGAAGACATCTTAAAGGAAAACATTCTTACTTCAGGATATTTTTCACTTTTGCCCTCCAAACCTTCAG GAAAATGCAGCCATGGAAATCTTCCTGATGCAACCAGCTTCCGAGAACCTAAAGGTGGGATCAACAAAGACAAATTCTCCTCCAGCCACGGGGATCTCCACGAGAAAGCAGCTAATCTCGCCATCGCTGCAACCAGTGAGCTGCTGGAAGATGTTCGAGGTGCAGCTGGAGACAAAAAATTCCTTGA GATGATGGGAATCTCCAGAGGATCCAGTAAAGCTCTCTGTTTTGTGGTCGACACGACAGGAAGCATGAGTAATGACATTGATGCAGTGAAAAATGTCACATCTTCTATAATCGACAGCAAAGTTGGAACAGAAGATGAACCATCATCTTATGTTCTTGTTCCCTTTAATGATCCAG ATTTTGGGCCACTGATGAGAACTACTGACCCAAAAGAGTTCAAGACTTACATCAACTCACTGTCAGCCGAAGGGGGAGGAGATTTTCCAGAAATGAGTCTTTCCGGATTGCAG CTGGCTTTAACTGGCACTCCTCCGAATTCTGAGATCTTCCTCTTCACTGATGCCACTGCTAAAGATGAATACCTGAAAAATACAGTGACTGCACTTATTGAAAAGACCAAGACAACG GTGAACTTTATGATAACTAACGTGTTAGGCTTCCGTCGTCGAAGACAAGTTTCCAACAATCAGCAGCAAAGCCGTCAGATGGTGAGATCAGACACTCAGCTCTACAGAGACCTGGCTCAAGCTTCAGGAGGTCAAGCTATCCAAGTCACAAAGTATCAGCTTCTGGAAGCCACCAGCATCATTAGAGAATCCACCCTCTCCTCTCTG GTCATCCTTTTGCAAGCATCCAGGAATCCTGGAAAGGTGGAAAATTTCACTTTTTCAGTTGACAAGTCAATAACAAACCTGACAATTTACATCACCGGAACGTCTGTTGATTTCACACTCATCAACCCTTCAG GTGTGATTCAAAATGTCTTCAACACAACAGGATCATCAGTCATTTCATCCCAGTCTGTCGGAAACTTCCAGACTCTACGTCTTAAAACTGAAATGGGAGTGTGGAAAATAGGAATGATGACAACAAATCCATATAATCTGAAGGTTGTAG GTGGGAGTCCAGTCAACTTTCTGTTTAACTTTGTGAAGGAGTCAAGCGGCCCAGTTGAAGGGTTTGATCCAATAGACAATCGTCCAACAGCTG GTGGTAATGCCAGTTTGATTGTCACACTAATTGGGAGTGACATTGCTACTGCGACAGAGGTCACTCTGGTTGAATCTTCGGGTTCAGGTCAAGTTAAGAGCACCATGGCTGCTCAAGGTGGAGGACAGTTCCTTTTTCGGTTTGATAAAATCCCATCGTTTGAGTTTGTGGTTCTCCTGAAGGGTCAGAGCATCAACAGCAActccagagcagcctcagagatcTTCCAAAGGCAGTCCTCCACCAGCCTGAGAGCTTCTGATCTAACTGTCATCGCT GGTAAATCCGACACTTTCTTGAAGCCAGGAACACCACAGTCAGTTCCCTTCTCTGTGACCACAAGTGGTGTAGGAGGAAGTTTCACCATCCAAGCTACCAATGATCAAGGTTTTGATATAAGTTTCCCACCCAGTTTGTCCTTGGATGCTGGAGGTAGTGCTAATGGTACAGTAAACATCACAGCACCTCCTGACACCCCATCTGGTACCAGTGTCACTCTGACCATTGAGGCTACAGCACCAGGAGGTGCAGACACCAACTATGCTGTGCTCCGTTTCATCTTCCTTCAACCG GTGACTGATTTCACTCAGCCATCATGTCAGCTGCTCAGCCTGCAGGCCAACTGCTCTgacaactgcagactgtcagtttGGGAGCTCTCTGTCCAGGTCAGCGATGGAGTTAATGGGACGGGTGTGGCGAGTGTCAATGTCAGACAAGGCAACGGCACCTTCAACAGCAGCAGTGTGATTGGTAGTGAGAACAAAACTGTGGTGTCGTACGTGGCTTCCTGCTGCTCACCTGATGTGCAGCTGGTGGCTGTGGATCAGGTGGGCAACGTGGAGGTGTGTAGCTACTCTGTTCGTAAGATCATCACACCTACGGTCGCACAAGCTGTCACAGAGGCTTCATCGACCGTGACAACACCTACAGTGTCTTCGTCCACAAGATCTGTGCAGTCTGTCCTattttgcttgggattctctttcTTTGTGTTTATTTGCTAA